A region of Streptomyces sp. 846.5 DNA encodes the following proteins:
- a CDS encoding plasmid mobilization relaxosome protein MobC, whose protein sequence is MSETAPATPPKRRAPRRRGRDVPRPHRVNLALSDEEFAAIKAAARLADMTTGAWASDAAAAVARGEIVPLPTREKEHLRALMDAQTQVRSIGINLNQAARKLNMDEEAPELPTVIRLTERMLTRLDEAMVQVLGTRRGR, encoded by the coding sequence ATGAGCGAGACAGCACCCGCGACGCCGCCGAAGCGCCGTGCCCCGCGCCGCCGCGGACGCGACGTTCCACGCCCGCACCGCGTGAACCTCGCCCTGTCGGATGAAGAATTCGCCGCGATCAAAGCAGCGGCGCGACTCGCCGACATGACGACCGGTGCATGGGCCTCCGACGCCGCAGCGGCCGTTGCGCGCGGTGAGATCGTCCCGCTGCCCACCCGCGAGAAGGAGCACTTGCGCGCGTTGATGGACGCTCAGACCCAGGTCCGCAGCATCGGCATCAACCTGAACCAGGCTGCGCGGAAGCTGAACATGGACGAGGAGGCACCCGAGTTGCCGACGGTGATCCGACTGACGGAGCGCATGCTGACGCGCTTGGACGAGGCGATGGTGCAGGTCCTCGGCACGCGGCGCGGCCGATGA
- a CDS encoding 3'-5' exonuclease produces the protein MEALEKWAADALADPTVAILDCETTGLHPDARIVELSIITGTGRILLDTFVNPGVRIPEDARNVHGISDQDVQYAPGFPALVDAITSALAGRRTLIYNKSFDVARLRYELDLYHGSSDHPDTAAWFSRMRFEDVMEPYSDWVGEPHDYYGGYRWQALGGGHRSLGDCRAVIDVLAAMGCGNAAAESRE, from the coding sequence GTGGAGGCACTTGAGAAATGGGCCGCCGACGCGCTCGCTGACCCCACCGTGGCAATCCTGGACTGCGAGACCACTGGACTGCACCCCGATGCCAGAATCGTCGAACTGAGCATCATCACCGGCACCGGCCGCATCCTGCTGGACACCTTCGTCAATCCTGGCGTGCGGATCCCCGAGGATGCCCGCAACGTGCACGGGATCAGCGACCAGGACGTGCAGTACGCGCCGGGATTCCCTGCTCTGGTCGATGCCATCACGAGCGCGCTGGCAGGGCGCCGCACCCTGATCTACAACAAGTCCTTTGACGTGGCGCGGTTGCGCTACGAACTCGACCTGTACCACGGATCAAGCGACCATCCGGACACAGCCGCATGGTTCTCCAGGATGCGTTTCGAGGACGTCATGGAGCCGTACAGCGATTGGGTGGGCGAGCCGCACGACTACTACGGCGGCTATCGCTGGCAGGCCCTCGGCGGCGGCCACCGATCCCTCGGCGACTGCCGGGCAGTCATCGACGTGCTAGCCGCCATGGGTTGCGGAAATGCCGCCGCCGAAAGTCGGGAGTAG